In the genome of Sorangium aterium, one region contains:
- a CDS encoding alpha/beta fold hydrolase, with translation MSFRSYLVVPARRAALAVSCVAALAWSSLGAGCGAGERTSSASGSDASPDDTEAPTTPDAPACPEAASAKITVENARGTLSGTLVVPAGCGPFPAVVIIPGSGPTDRDGNQLAVDIEPDTYRLLADGLRDRGIASIRYDKAGIGASVSAAPRTEQELLFEMGADDAGLWVKKLREDGRFATITVVGHSEGSLLGMLLARETEIDGFVSIAGAGRPIGDVLREQLEGLPDEDREKADAILDQLEDGEPVADIPQTRLFMSLFRPSVQPFIISWMKHDPAVELAAVTAPILLLQGTTDLQTKVEDAERLAEARPDATLVIVEGMSHTLKEATLSNESQAAAYTDPNLPVVPRVFEAIEALIREE, from the coding sequence ATGTCATTTCGATCGTATCTCGTGGTCCCGGCGCGCCGCGCCGCGCTCGCCGTCTCGTGTGTCGCCGCGCTCGCGTGGTCGTCCCTCGGCGCGGGCTGCGGCGCCGGAGAGCGCACGTCGTCCGCCTCCGGGAGCGACGCGTCCCCTGACGACACGGAGGCGCCGACGACGCCGGACGCGCCGGCGTGTCCGGAGGCGGCCAGCGCCAAGATCACTGTCGAGAACGCGCGCGGCACGCTGTCTGGCACGCTCGTGGTGCCAGCCGGGTGCGGGCCGTTCCCTGCTGTCGTGATCATCCCCGGGTCGGGGCCGACCGACCGGGACGGCAATCAGCTCGCCGTGGACATCGAGCCGGACACGTACAGGCTCCTTGCGGATGGACTCCGGGACAGGGGCATCGCGTCGATTCGCTACGACAAGGCCGGCATCGGCGCGAGCGTCTCCGCGGCCCCCCGGACGGAGCAGGAGCTGCTCTTCGAGATGGGCGCCGACGACGCCGGCCTGTGGGTGAAGAAGCTCCGCGAGGACGGGCGCTTCGCGACGATCACGGTGGTGGGGCACAGCGAGGGCTCGCTGCTCGGGATGCTGCTCGCCCGGGAGACCGAGATCGACGGCTTTGTCTCGATCGCCGGCGCTGGCAGGCCCATCGGCGATGTCCTGCGGGAGCAGCTCGAGGGCCTTCCGGACGAGGATCGCGAGAAGGCAGACGCGATCCTCGACCAGCTCGAGGACGGAGAGCCCGTCGCCGACATCCCGCAAACCCGGCTGTTCATGAGCCTGTTTCGGCCGAGCGTGCAGCCGTTCATCATCTCCTGGATGAAGCACGACCCCGCGGTGGAGCTCGCGGCCGTGACGGCGCCGATCCTCCTCCTGCAAGGGACGACCGATCTCCAGACCAAGGTCGAGGACGCGGAGCGGCTCGCCGAGGCGCGCCCGGACGCGACGCTCGTCATCGTCGAGGGAATGAGCCACACGCTCAAGGAGGCGACGCTGTCGAACGAGTCGCAGGCCGCGGCGTACACCGATCCGAACCTGCCCGTCGTGCCGCGCGTCTTCGAGGCGATCGAGGCGCTGATCCGGGAGGAGTGA
- a CDS encoding polysaccharide lyase, with protein MTSTDLLTAHRSPLARSRALLGRRPRLSLSALAAAALATTLATGASAAPVWTGDFETGNLNQWNTTLNGEHISVVTSPVLQGTRAGKVQLTNDARWSNGIKRVELNHKPAGGRTAEGAQTYFAWSFYLPEALAADPPTQIGYWESENSYNQMMSFEVVGQHISFATRKPDNKVHWEADGAVTPGVWHRIALHVRWSTNPSQGSVDVWFDGKQVVTGGKAQTLADNNAHFTQIGLLRNPSEFTDSPVIVLDDAVEGDTLDDVRPALPSSGEGGAGGAGGAGGAGGSGGAGGSGGTGSTVGAGGDAAGGSGGSDGAGGDAAPGPSASSSASASSGAGSTSAATGGTDEVEADEGDDGGCSCRAAGSPAAPAPMALAGLGLIAALAFARRRERR; from the coding sequence ATGACTTCTACCGATCTCCTTACCGCACATCGATCCCCGCTTGCCCGCTCCCGAGCGCTCCTCGGGCGGCGACCTCGCCTCTCGCTCTCCGCCCTGGCGGCCGCCGCGCTGGCGACGACGCTCGCCACGGGCGCCTCCGCGGCGCCGGTCTGGACCGGAGACTTCGAGACGGGCAATCTGAACCAGTGGAACACGACCCTGAACGGCGAGCACATCTCCGTGGTGACGTCGCCTGTCCTTCAGGGCACGAGGGCCGGGAAGGTCCAGCTCACCAACGACGCGAGGTGGTCGAACGGCATCAAGCGCGTCGAGCTGAACCACAAGCCGGCCGGCGGGCGCACGGCCGAGGGCGCCCAGACCTACTTCGCCTGGAGCTTCTATCTCCCCGAGGCGCTCGCGGCGGACCCGCCGACGCAGATCGGATACTGGGAGTCCGAAAATAGCTACAACCAGATGATGTCGTTCGAGGTCGTGGGGCAGCACATCAGCTTCGCCACCCGCAAGCCCGACAACAAGGTGCACTGGGAGGCGGACGGCGCGGTGACGCCCGGCGTGTGGCACCGCATCGCGCTGCACGTCCGGTGGTCGACGAACCCGAGCCAGGGCTCCGTCGACGTGTGGTTCGACGGCAAGCAGGTCGTCACCGGAGGGAAGGCGCAGACGCTCGCCGACAACAACGCGCATTTCACGCAGATCGGCCTGCTGCGCAACCCGTCCGAGTTCACCGACAGCCCCGTCATCGTCCTCGATGACGCCGTGGAGGGGGACACCCTCGACGACGTCCGCCCCGCGCTGCCCTCCTCCGGGGAAGGCGGCGCCGGTGGCGCGGGCGGCGCCGGCGGCGCCGGCGGCTCCGGCGGCGCGGGCGGCTCCGGCGGGACCGGGAGCACCGTGGGCGCGGGCGGCGACGCTGCGGGCGGCAGCGGCGGCAGCGACGGCGCGGGCGGCGACGCGGCCCCCGGCCCCAGCGCTTCGAGCTCCGCCTCCGCCTCTTCCGGCGCCGGCTCCACCAGCGCGGCGACCGGCGGCACGGACGAGGTGGAGGCCGACGAGGGCGACGACGGCGGCTGCAGCTGCCGCGCCGCCGGCTCGCCCGCGGCCCCCGCGCCCATGGCCCTCGCCGGCCTCGGCCTCATCGCGGCGCTCGCGTTCGCGCGGCGGCGCGAGCGGCGCTGA
- a CDS encoding DUF2089 domain-containing protein: MARFVVRCPSCDGELRATRLGCQSCGTNLDGQFEIPALLQLSPDDLAFVTAFVRSSGSLKAMAQVLQISYPTVRNRLDEIIGRLDALEQGVARRRHEILDALEKGRLSAKEAEEALRKVGL, translated from the coding sequence GTGGCAAGATTTGTCGTCAGATGCCCTAGCTGTGATGGGGAGCTGCGCGCGACGCGGCTCGGCTGCCAGAGCTGCGGAACCAACCTGGACGGCCAGTTCGAGATCCCCGCGCTGCTCCAGCTGTCGCCGGACGATCTCGCCTTCGTGACCGCGTTCGTGCGCTCGTCAGGCAGCCTGAAGGCGATGGCTCAGGTCCTTCAGATCAGCTATCCGACCGTGCGAAATCGGCTCGACGAGATCATCGGCCGGCTCGATGCGCTGGAGCAGGGCGTCGCGCGGCGCCGGCACGAGATCCTGGATGCGCTCGAGAAGGGGCGGCTCTCCGCGAAGGAGGCCGAGGAGGCTCTGCGCAAGGTGGGATTATGA
- a CDS encoding YIP1 family protein — protein MMMTTPDERVRALVRDNVINPAEGERLLATMSPRPPQRGWRLALNPFERFGGGAAAAAGLAVAALNVALTRLGVRFDGFLDLHATPAVISYRTALLEQVVAWPLPALLFWTYARLLRRRVRLIDFLGVIGLSRAPIALAAVALGLLAPRLPAGVPAFTPELAVIAVVGTVCLVWSLALLVRGFRNASGLRGAPLIAGLIGLVLLSEILSKVALAHLG, from the coding sequence ATGATGATGACCACGCCCGACGAGAGAGTGCGCGCGCTCGTGCGCGACAACGTCATCAACCCCGCGGAAGGCGAGCGGCTGCTGGCAACGATGTCGCCGCGGCCTCCCCAGCGCGGATGGCGGCTCGCGCTGAATCCGTTCGAGCGCTTCGGCGGGGGAGCCGCCGCCGCGGCGGGGCTCGCCGTCGCCGCGCTGAACGTCGCCCTCACGAGGCTCGGAGTTCGCTTTGACGGCTTCCTCGACCTGCACGCGACGCCTGCCGTCATCTCGTACCGGACGGCGCTCCTCGAGCAGGTCGTCGCGTGGCCGTTGCCCGCCCTGCTCTTCTGGACGTATGCGCGGCTCCTGCGGCGCCGCGTGCGGCTCATCGATTTTCTCGGCGTGATCGGCCTGTCGCGCGCGCCGATCGCGCTCGCCGCCGTCGCGCTCGGCCTGCTCGCCCCGCGGCTGCCGGCGGGCGTGCCCGCATTCACGCCCGAGCTGGCCGTCATCGCCGTCGTCGGAACTGTGTGTCTCGTGTGGTCCTTGGCGCTCCTCGTTCGGGGCTTCAGGAACGCCTCCGGCCTGCGCGGCGCGCCTCTGATCGCGGGGCTCATCGGCCTCGTGCTCCTGTCGGAGATCCTCTCGAAGGTCGCGCTCGCGCACCTCGGCTGA